CATAGTAGCTAGAAAATGAGTGGGAGATTGAACGAGATTCTCAACTTACAGGAGATGATCTCTTTCGTGTTCTCCATTGGGGAGGTGGTTACTCTGGTGGCGAGAGTCCTGTATCGCTTCTCATGGCCGTTGATCAGGCACACGAAGTGTTTCTTGATAGATGGTgtgtcatgtttgattcagcggaCACTAACGACAGTGCGCTTGGCTCGATGGGAGGAAGAGAAGACAATCCTAGTATTTTTACCATGAATAATTACTTTGGCAGCGGAATTGGAACTGAGCTTTGTTTAGATTTTCATCTCCAGAGGGAGGAAGATAAATTCCATAGCAGGTGAGGATACAAAGGATTCAATATACAGGTTACAAAATTAGTTGTAGTGCCTTCGATCGAAGAAAAAGAGTGTTGATTGCGAAAGCCATTGGATGGTAACAAAGGTTCCATAGTCTTCTGAGATGTACTGTTGTTTCATCTTTACTGCGTTTAATGTACTCAAACTCCGGATAAATTTTAACTTCCGTTGAAAGCTCTTTTGAAAAGGGATAGGTTGAAAAAACCCCGACTTtgtgttttgcaatttattgttAGTGCGGCTCTGTTGAATCTCtaattccccctttttttttttggtttctttttgtttcaggcttcATAACAAAGGAGTTTACTTTAGAGCAGgtataaagaaaatggtcaaaggCTACTCGCGGACATTTACTCAAGAGGTCGAAATAGAGGTGATTAATCTGTAGGACGATGGTATTGAATGGCTGATCACAATAAAAGGGGTGTACCGCTGACTATAAGACCtcttattgccttttttttaccCTGCAAGCGGGCTCATGTTTGGGTATCACCATACTGCCCCTTTTCGGGCACAGCCGCCTATTTTACCATCGACAGCTGCTTATGGAATaaggttattgaaacccctgtatCAGAATTAACTTTCTTAGCATCGAGTGTTGGTCCAAATCATCATCGTCTGTCAGTTGTATTCAACTCTTAATGATTGCATGCGTATCGGttgcacaattttttatttcattctccAATCACACCTGAGCGTTTTGTTTTGGCGTTTTGCGGTGCTTGTTTGCCTTTCGTCCTCTTTAACTTTCTATGGACCAGTATCTTATTTACTTCCTTTTCGCTGCAGATTGATGGCAAAAAACTTGACTTACCAACACTAGAAGGAATTGTAATTCTGAACATAGGCAGGTAAGTAAAAGCTTGAAATTGAggtcaatcaaattaattcgaattaactTTGCAGTggttagattttcaatttaattgcaAGAAAATCGCTGCACATCGGCTTCAACAAGTAATTTTAAGCTGCACAGTTTTTATGCCCGGAGAAAGTATGATTCGTGTAGGtcaacattatttgtttcatataattatGATCTGATTCCTTTACGGGAACGAacaaccttttaaaatttgtctcacTCACATCACGTGGCTTCGCAGCAGTCCCCAACTATTATCTGGgaggcccgggttcgattctagttaaagtgaatttttaaggcttcttttctgagatTACTTTGATAGCAGCTGACCTGCGATTATCAATTCATTACTTGTAAagtcttttattcttttgtataaattttgcgctttaactttttttttaaatttgttttccggCCAGTTGGGGAGCAGGCACAGATGCATGGGGACCAGACAAAGAAGATGTATGTAGTACTTCATGAATTTAGTGGTGATATCTGCTCATATTCTTAGCACCAAACAACTGATAAAATAACCGTGACACGTTGTCCCTAGAAGATGAGGTCTGGAAAAGACTCAGAGATTCAGCGCATTAGCTATAAAGAAGTCAATAAGTACGAAGAGTAGAATTGTCCAAACCGCCAATAGCGCGGGAAGTAGCAAATGACCAAACCActgttggttttagttttgcccGTGATTGGTTCGTAGAGTGGCTTGAATTAtctggaccaatcgcaaagCGAAGTTAAACGAAATAAAGGCAATCCCAGATTCCTTTTCCACacacaattgaaattgcttgaaTCTTTTTGCAGGGTCATTCCCCAGCTTGTCACTGTGACGGTCTTGTCGAGGTGGTTGGACTTCAGGGAGTAATGCACCTAGTGAGTCAGAATCACCACCATCTttacccttcacaccctaacatcagcaggCATAtgcaccatactgttctctccaaTCTGCTCCgccaatttttttctactaactgccacaatttttgtatcctgccttttcctttctttttaagtatttgcataggaaacgtttttatttagcaataaaaatggTGCCTTAGTTCTTAATTGAGacgaattctttattaaaaggGTCAGATTCAAAGTGGAATCAGGACTGGTATTCGGCTAGCACAGGGAGCCCAGGTATAGATGTCTGGTTGTAAtccagtaaataacataatgaagccATAAGTTGATTATCCTCGTACTATTCtcttgttatttctgtttttcacgtTACTATGTTCTCACCAGTGGCGTAGcgtcatttttttctgcatatttactttataaaatcagttgataaaaaaactATCATGTAATACcaccccttcccttcccttcccccctcccctccccccccacaccgacgcagaaccacagtttctttagaaatttaccctctTCGTTCATCcgcttcaatgctttttttttaattgatgacaattatttttacttcattacagatcaacataaaattaaaatcagagatgCCCGTACAAATAGATGGTGAACCTTGGATGCAGCCTCCTGGTAATGTGATTGTACGGCCCATACTAACACAGGTATTTACAGAAAACTGTGTAACGACGCTGTAAAAGATTACCGtttggggaaaatgaaaggcttGTGATTGGACTCGCATATCTCAGTGTTAAAAATACACCTAgaacatttcgaaaaatcaatttagttcTATCTTTTTACCTgagaaactttttattattttttttttgtcaacatttgcatccaagaattcaataaaacgtTTATAACCGGACGACTTTGGTTCGGAATTCTTTGAAGAATTACGAAAATATTACTAGAACCCAAACGGTCATCGAACACTTCTCGAAAATTTAATCGTAAgttcactaatttttttctttaggcgcTGATGCTATCGAAGAGgaaggttaaaataaaaaacaaaagaagacccaCAAGTTCGTCTCGCCCTCCTGCAAGCCCCAGCGCaacaagaactattttttatgatgattaaacACTTACCCCGGGCTTATGGCAGCTTAATTAGAAACCATACTGgatattttttccagctctgaTTTATACTTAACTTGGTAATCTTGTAAAGTTTCATCTAGTTAAGTATTGCTTTAGCCGAGAAAATGTAATTCgaaattgtaaaggaaattacTGTCATTTGCATCGCTTTGGGTATACGCTGTATTGTAAACAGTGCAGactaaaattccatctttatagTGCGTTAAATTGAACCAATTGTGAAACTCTACCAGCACGAAATGCATGCTGGTTGAGAAATCACACGAACATCACGTGCTCGTCATATAGGCTGAAACAAGGAGAGCGGCTCAGTCCTCACCATTCGAACCTCTTCAGTGTACATTACCATTCGTGCTATTGGAGTCAATTTCTAACACCGGCCATGATTTGTTTATCGAAGTGGTATATAATGATTCTGAACTAGTCTCGGCCACATTCTGTCTTTCCCCGTTCCGCCCGTAGATGCGCAAAGGCGT
The sequence above is a segment of the Pocillopora verrucosa isolate sample1 chromosome 5, ASM3666991v2, whole genome shotgun sequence genome. Coding sequences within it:
- the LOC131785028 gene encoding diacylglycerol kinase theta-like, which codes for MYLIIKTHYYITGSAHGKYKANSPGLFPPGSQPLLVLVNSKSGGGQGADMFTAFQRLLNPNQVYSLLEGGPLSGVYAFRSISDFRVLICGGDGTVGWVLSCLDDVVQEMKCKLPASAVLPLGIGDDLFRVLHWGGGYSGGESPVSLLMAVDQAHEVFLDRWCVMFDSADTNDSALGSMGGREDNPSIFTMNNYFGSGIGTELCLDFHLQREEDKFHSRLHNKGVYFRAGIKKMVKGYSRTFTQEVEIEIDGKKLDLPTLEGIVILNIGSWGAGTDAWGPDKEDGHSPACHCDGLVEVVGLQGVMHLGQIQSGIRTGIRLAQGAQINIKLKSEMPVQIDGEPWMQPPGNVIVRPILTQALMLSKRKVKIKNKRRPTSSSRPPASPSATRTIFYDD